CCAATGGAATTGTTTGCTACTATTCGTCCCATTCATTGTGTCTGTATTTTTTTTCTCAAGCAATCTGACCTCAAAGTTTTGTGATCTCCTGGAAGACACATGTTCACTTTCTTCATACTAATTATATTATTAAATACATGACACGATGAGTCCAGTTGTGTAGGAGATATAGACTTGCCTTTAGAAGCAATGCTGCCATTTTAGgatcaaactcttttggcaagaaTTATGAACGCTCCCTTTATTTAGCATGCCATGTGTGTAGTGTAATTGTCTAATGTTTCCTGCACACCTTTGAttcatatgaatgaaaaggaaatgAAAGACCATTCATACAATTAATGGGTTCATATCCTATCTCGAGTGTTGTATGAGGGCATATCATTGTGAGCTTGGCTTATGAAATAAAAACTTTACAGCTATGGGCTCAGAAGCTAGTAATCCTAGAATGTTGGGTTATATGTATAAGCTAAGTTATAGCCTTTAGGGATATGATTTTGGTTTTAAGGTTAGCGTTTTCTTTATCATTCTCGATAACCGCAGGATTCATAGGAGCTACTTTGGATTGAGATTAAATATGAGTAAAACAAAAGATTGACCACAAATAACGTAGTATTATGTTGCCACGTAACAAACACAGGAGCTACTCTGGAGGGCATATCTGCCTAGAAGGCACCTTGAATGACCACACAATAGATTCTAAATTTATCTTTTGTTTTGGATGGATTCAGATGTTCTCCTCTGTGGTCGTAAACACGGAGGATTGTAACAAGCTTTATCTCTGGGGTATTCAGCTTCTACACGGTTACTGAACTAATTTGAAAATTTTGATAAAAAAAAGGCATTTTCTCTTCCAGGTTACTTGAACTAATCCTAAAATTTCAGTCTGATATCTTCCAAATCTGCACAGTGGAGCTATAAGAGAATTCTAtttatgttttctttttcttccactctacTGAATCTGAATGCAATAATTTAGGGTATCTTTTGCCTTTCCGTGTTACCGTGCTGCTACCATTAATTCTTATACTCATTTTTCATATGTGCAGAAGACGGTCACTACCCAGTCCCATTATGGGAAAGGGAATTCTGCCGTCACGTTGGCGACATTACTTGGGAGAGGTTCTGTGAAAACAAGCAATATGTTGGACCATTCGATAAACATGAGCCCTGGGATGATTCAGAGGCATTTGATTGTTTCCAGAACGCAAAGGCAAGGTTCTGGGCGAACTATCATGGCAAGCCTTCTGACATTCCTTTGCTGGACGACCCTGATTTGTACATCGACAAGGTCGACCACCAATGCAAACTCGACCCAGAGTTGGTTGCTGAGCTGGATAGTGTAGGGTTACCATTTGAGGATGATAATTCCGCCCCGGCCACAGGATGGGCCAACGCCGGGGCAGACAACAAGTGCACCCAGAATGGATCTGGAAACTGGGATGTCTTCATAGAAAAGCCGGCTGAAGTCAATAAGTGGGACTATGAGGCCAATCTTGCACCCAACACGACTTGGGGAGGCCAGGCCAATGTAGTAACACCTGAGGCTGTTTGGGGAGGCCAATCTTCCAATAAATGGGGCAATAATAGCAACACCAGCTGGGGTGCTCCTTTGGAGAAGCCGAGCTGGCGTGACTGTAGCAAGAACCACTACACACCCAACAACTGGAACAACAACTTTCATGGCGGACCATCCAACAACAGGTACTGGCAGCCGGAGGATCCGAGCTACTCTTCTGGGTTTGGAAGGAAACGGAACGGCactggcggtggtggtgggtaCTTCAAGCAGAGGAACCAGGCCGAGGGCCAGCAGCAGAGGAGCGGCAGCTGGCAGCAAGACCAAAGAGGAAGGAACAGGCAGTGGCGTCCGGTGCACAGCAGAGCTCCCTAAAATGGTCCGGACTCTTGATCTCATGGAGAGAATTGCAGGTGTCTTCTTTTGTGCAGTCTGCTGGCAAAGTGGTGCCTGTAAATAGATGTTTGTTTGTTTGAGTTGTATGCTGCAGCTGCTGCTCTTCCGCAGCTGCGGCCTCAGTTTACTTCTGGAGTTCTGGTGTAATGTTAGTATTATGTTATACTGTTAATTAATGCGGGAGCATAACAGTTCGGTGCAAAGATAGTCCATTACTAACTCTGTTCGTCTTTTCAGGGCGCCCGCAATTGGTGACTCGTAAGCTAGCTTTAAgcattgtcgacagaatatgctcggtagttcaccgaggggtatcccacgatggtagatttatcggtggggatgcgcgtaatcagaaaccggatggtgacacaaggtgcagagacagcgatttagataggttcgggccgtctgatcgacgtaataccctacgtcctgtgtctttggtgtattgtattgaatacatgatgtcgagtagatgatcactgcctctccttatatactctggagggacatggctacaagtaaagtatcatatttggtactatacaatgtcttacggtgcacgccgagcagcgccgtgcacgccttgatcttgtgggccgggccaccttcgATGGTGCGGCCCAAGTCTTggaggccatacccccatagttagtccccgagcctgacagtaggtaacgcagtcacgtggtgccaggatcacaaagtagaaaaccagccaagcaggcagccagtccccgggcgtagcctcgagatgagaacaagcatattcaccgcaaggtgaagtgtgcccacttagtccccgagcctgctagaagatgaatgaatcttgtagcagggtcagagAAAaataagtctaaaagcttgccgacgtcgtctgacatgcacgtatcaagaccccagacgtgctgcccaagatcagcaccctgatccgaacagcatggagcagcttgatagcacaccgacgagacgtagcaagatccgagcaccgaggagtccccgacgtagccgaCAATGTCCGACCACCctaggagttcccggcgtagctggtgatgaccgagaaccgaggagcgaggagtccccggcgtcgctggcgatgaccgaggagcgaggagtccccggcgtcgctggcgatgaccgagcaccgaggagcgaggagtccccggcgtcgctggcaatgaccgagcaccgaggagcaaggagttcccagcgtcgctggcgatgaccgagcaccgaggagcgaggagttcccggcgtcgctggcgatgtccgagcaccgaggagcgaggagttcccggcgtcgctggctatgtccgagcaccgaggagcgaggagttcccggcgtcgctggcgatgaccgagcaccgaggagcgaggagtacccggcgtaggcggcgaggtccgagcactgaggagtcctcggcgtaggcggcgatgtccgagcactgaggagcgaggagtccccggcgtaggcggcgatgaccgagcaccgaggagcgaggagtccccggcgtcgctggtgatgaccgagcaccgaggagcgaggagtccccggcatcgctggcgatgaccgagcaccgaggagcgaggagtacccggcgtaggcggcgaggtccgagcaccgaggagtccccggcgtaggcggcgatgtccgagcaccgaggagcgaggagtccccggtgtaggcggcgatgaccgagcaccgaggagtgaggagtccccggcatcgctgacgatgaccgagcaccgaggagcgagtagtacccggcgtaggcggcgaggtccgagcaccgaggagtccctggcgtaggcggtgatgtccgagcaccgaggagtcctcggcgtaggagGCGagatccgagcatcgaggagtccccggcataggcggcgaggtccgagcaccgacgtagctgacgacgtccgtgcggtgaagtgtgcccacttagtcctcgagcacgaagaatccgagggccgaggagtaaccgacgtaactggcgatgaagcacgagcgacgaacattctggtcgactggtcggcggcgaagtgaacattgagtagaagcgaccggcgaacggtccgatcaactggttggcgacggagtccataaaccaagcggtccgaccagttgatcggaggagaagcccgagcaccaggtggtccgatcacctggacgacgatcctgcaatacaaatatgtagaacgggtagtacatgatgtacaaataaagaAACTCTGGacaaaaatcagcaatggtgatgaaacagcgtatgcagttcggtgattagttggcatgaaaatatatttatgtttaatataaaccgtccaaacagttagtgtgtagctgagtctccagccctagctagcccatagtccataacgtcgagcgcggagctcgtgcacgtgtaggaggaacaggcgtgaccaaggagccgctgctgactacccataacgcagagcgcggagcccgtagcacgtgtagggaggagccggagacagggccgtctctggaggcgtccgagcatcaacaggactgttcgggggttcgaaaaatcgtttggagagcaaacatgaagaaaacagttcggagaaatattatgacgatatacggagattggagaatatttagaagaatattaaaacgtgacttagctttagacagaatgccTGGTCAGCGAcgtatgacgttatctggtcggcgacgcGGGCAGCTCGCTTGCAGCTCGGTGGCGACGAGGGATGTCGGTGAGGGCCGCCGAGTAATGACGACGAGACAACggtgagggacgtcggcgaaggccgccgagcggtgacgacgagtcgacggcgagagacGTCGGCGAAAGTcagcctgggcgttcggttttAACCGACGAGTTTGGTTCGGTTTTTTGGTTTTCCAAAATTTCGGTTTCCAGAAAATTACCCCCGATCGGTTTACTAAAATTCCAAAAACCTTCGGTTTTTTAGTTCGGTTTTTCGGTAAAAACCGAATAAACCGATGAAGAAAACAACAGACAGGATTTAACTGACAACAGTTCATTCTTGACAGGATTTAGAGCAACAGACATTATTTGAAGACTCAAGACTAACAATTCAATCCTCAAATCAAATATTACAAATTTGCAGTTCATTCTTGATAACAATTCAATGATCAAATCAAATATTACAAATTTCTAGACTTCCAGCCAACAGGCATAAACAACAGCAAGACTGCAAGAGAACAATGCTCCATCAGCGGTGAATGCTCTATGGCGCCACCAGGATGTGTCCAGCCTCTGCGGCAAGCAGTGCCAGTATGTAGACAACAAGCCCAGCGCGAATGTGCCATGGGAGCATTTTGCGCCGGATTGTTGGCGAAGCACCAGGGAAGAAGAAAGTTGTAACACCAAG
The sequence above is drawn from the Miscanthus floridulus cultivar M001 chromosome 15, ASM1932011v1, whole genome shotgun sequence genome and encodes:
- the LOC136508224 gene encoding uncharacterized protein, with protein sequence MGGWNRSRYVTGHRDRSAGASRPPWPPPPPDYEDGHYPVPLWEREFCRHVGDITWERFCENKQYVGPFDKHEPWDDSEAFDCFQNAKARFWANYHGKPSDIPLLDDPDLYIDKVDHQCKLDPELVAELDSVGLPFEDDNSAPATGWANAGADNKCTQNGSGNWDVFIEKPAEVNKWDYEANLAPNTTWGGQANVVTPEAVWGGQSSNKWGNNSNTSWGAPLEKPSWRDCSKNHYTPNNWNNNFHGGPSNNRYWQPEDPSYSSGFGRKRNGTGGGGGYFKQRNQAEGQQQRSGSWQQDQRGRNRQWRPVHSRAP